One region of Polynucleobacter sp. MWH-Aus1W21 genomic DNA includes:
- a CDS encoding ABC transporter ATP-binding protein produces the protein MAGTNHLLLDVTDVSKRFGGVQALDSVGLQVAHGAIVGLIGPNGAGKTTFFNVITGLYPADSGIFLFDSQSYFPESVSEVTKSGLARTFQNIRLFGEMSVLENVMVGCHCRTKAGLLGAIFRFPSTKREERAIKEKAQQLLAYVGLGEFANMQARNLSYGHQRRLEIARALATEPKLLALDEPAAGMNATEKLELRELLLRIRADGKTILLIEHDVSLVMGICDSLTVLDYGKVIASGKPADVRTHPEVIRAYLGQGAA, from the coding sequence ATGGCGGGAACAAATCACTTGCTTCTTGATGTCACGGACGTCTCAAAGCGTTTTGGCGGTGTTCAGGCTCTAGATTCTGTTGGCCTGCAAGTGGCACATGGCGCAATCGTTGGCTTGATTGGCCCAAACGGTGCTGGCAAGACTACTTTCTTTAATGTCATCACTGGTTTATACCCGGCTGACTCCGGAATCTTTTTATTTGACAGCCAATCTTATTTTCCAGAGTCTGTATCTGAAGTAACTAAATCCGGTCTTGCTAGAACATTTCAAAATATTCGTCTCTTTGGTGAAATGTCTGTGTTGGAAAATGTGATGGTAGGTTGTCACTGCCGCACTAAAGCCGGATTGCTAGGGGCAATCTTTCGCTTTCCATCTACTAAGCGTGAGGAGCGTGCCATCAAAGAAAAGGCTCAACAGCTCTTGGCTTATGTTGGTCTTGGTGAGTTTGCCAATATGCAGGCGCGCAATCTTTCGTATGGACATCAGCGCCGCCTTGAGATTGCAAGAGCATTAGCAACTGAGCCTAAGCTCTTGGCGCTAGATGAGCCAGCTGCCGGTATGAATGCCACCGAGAAACTGGAATTGCGTGAACTGCTGCTTCGTATTCGTGCCGATGGTAAAACCATCTTATTAATTGAGCATGATGTGAGCTTGGTGATGGGTATTTGCGATAGCCTAACTGTGCTTGATTACGGTAAGGTGATTGCCTCTGGGAAGCCTGCAGATGTACGTACGCATCCAGAGGTCATCAGAGCCTATCTCGGACAAGGGGCTGCATGA
- a CDS encoding ABC transporter ATP-binding protein yields the protein MMSALLNVKDLKVSYGGINAVKGIDLHVNQGELVALIGANGAGKSSSMKAIAGLLTPSAGEIDFMNQETKRLPAYELVRLGLGMVPEGRGVFKRMTILENLQMGAYLKTNPKDIERKLEEVYSYFPRLKERLSQLAGTLSGGEQQMVAMGRAMMAEPKLLLLDEPSMGLSPIMVETIFDVVRSLSSSGMTILLVEQNARLALQMADRAYVMESGLITLSGSGKDLLEDPRVRAAYLGE from the coding sequence ATGATGAGCGCCTTACTTAATGTAAAAGATCTCAAGGTCTCCTATGGCGGCATTAACGCTGTTAAAGGGATAGATTTGCACGTCAATCAAGGTGAGCTTGTTGCCTTGATTGGGGCGAATGGTGCTGGCAAGAGCTCTAGTATGAAAGCCATTGCCGGTTTGCTGACACCATCGGCTGGCGAGATTGATTTTATGAATCAGGAAACAAAAAGGTTGCCTGCGTATGAATTGGTTCGTCTGGGTCTGGGTATGGTGCCGGAAGGGCGAGGCGTATTTAAGCGCATGACGATTTTGGAGAATCTCCAAATGGGCGCTTACTTAAAAACCAATCCCAAAGATATCGAGCGTAAGCTTGAAGAAGTGTATTCGTATTTTCCAAGGTTGAAAGAGCGCTTATCTCAGCTAGCAGGTACGCTTTCTGGGGGCGAGCAACAAATGGTTGCTATGGGCAGGGCGATGATGGCTGAGCCAAAGTTATTGCTATTGGATGAGCCATCAATGGGTTTATCCCCGATCATGGTTGAGACAATCTTTGATGTTGTTCGCAGTCTGTCCTCGAGCGGGATGACTATTTTGCTCGTAGAGCAAAACGCAAGACTAGCTTTACAGATGGCAGATCGCGCTTATGTCATGGAAAGCGGCTTAATTACCCTCAGTGGATCCGGCAAGGATTTGCTGGAAGATCCAAGAGTGAGAGCTGCCTACCTCGGTGAATAA
- a CDS encoding branched-chain amino acid ABC transporter permease has product MDILLQQIINGLVLGSIYALIALGYTMVYGVLGIINFAHGEVLMIGAMVSLSLLRLILSLTSDLPGWLTLLIVLPVTMAVCAGLSYWIERIAYRPLRNAPRLAPLISAIGMSILLQTIAMMIWSRNPMTYPQLLPSAPIDLWGSGATITGKEIVIIMVALVVMAGLLFLVEKTKLGRAMRATAEQTQIAALMGVNPNRVISITFMLGGALAGLAGVMIASNYGNVHFYMGFIPGLKAFTAAVLGGIGNLQGAMLGGLLLGLIESLGAGYIGELTGGVFGSNYQDIFAFLVLILVLVLRPTGLLGEKVSDRA; this is encoded by the coding sequence ATGGACATCCTGCTTCAGCAGATTATTAATGGCTTAGTGCTGGGTAGCATCTATGCCCTGATCGCGTTGGGCTACACCATGGTCTATGGTGTGTTAGGGATTATCAATTTTGCGCATGGCGAAGTCTTGATGATTGGCGCAATGGTTTCGCTTTCCTTGTTGCGCTTGATCTTGAGCTTAACAAGTGACTTGCCGGGTTGGCTCACCCTGCTGATTGTCTTGCCAGTTACGATGGCGGTATGTGCTGGATTAAGTTACTGGATTGAGCGGATTGCTTATCGCCCACTTCGTAATGCACCTCGTCTGGCACCGCTGATATCAGCAATTGGCATGTCCATTTTGCTGCAAACCATCGCGATGATGATTTGGTCACGCAATCCTATGACCTATCCGCAATTACTGCCGTCAGCCCCAATTGATTTATGGGGAAGTGGTGCAACGATAACTGGCAAAGAAATTGTGATCATCATGGTGGCCTTAGTAGTGATGGCTGGCTTATTGTTCCTGGTTGAAAAAACAAAGCTTGGTAGAGCAATGCGCGCTACTGCTGAGCAAACTCAAATTGCTGCACTGATGGGTGTTAATCCAAACCGCGTCATTTCAATCACCTTTATGTTGGGTGGCGCATTGGCGGGACTGGCGGGTGTGATGATTGCCAGCAACTATGGCAACGTGCATTTTTATATGGGTTTCATTCCGGGTCTCAAAGCATTTACTGCTGCTGTTCTGGGCGGTATCGGAAATTTGCAGGGCGCAATGTTAGGTGGCCTGTTATTAGGTTTGATTGAATCTTTGGGCGCTGGGTATATCGGTGAGCTCACTGGTGGAGTCTTTGGCTCAAACTATCAGGATATTTTTGCCTTCTTAGTTTTGATCCTAGTCTTAGTATTACGGCCTACCGGTTTATTGGGCGAGAAGGTTTCTGATCGTGCTTAA
- a CDS encoding branched-chain amino acid ABC transporter permease, giving the protein MLKSLFANRLIHLNRSAYLWLGVIALLLLPWVVGAGGGNYWVRVLDFALLYIVLALGLNVVVGFAGLLDLGYIAFYALGAYSFALLASPHLPTQFETIAATFPEGIHFSPWMVAVFSIILAALFGLILGLPTLQLRGDYLAIVTLGFGEIIRIFMNNLDRPLNLTNGPKGISGIDPIQIFGIPFTKPLDLGFVQIPGLYLVFYLFLLLAIAVAIICMHLQDSRIGRAWIAIREDEIAAKAMGINTRNMKLLAFAIGASFAGVAGVLFSAFQGFVSPESFTLWESIVVLAMVVLGGIGHIPGVILGAILLAVFPEVLRGIAQPVQQFLFGHVIVDVEIIRQLIYGLALILIMLYRPGGIWQKSGAR; this is encoded by the coding sequence GTGCTTAAAAGCCTTTTTGCTAATCGCCTTATTCACCTGAATCGCTCTGCCTATTTATGGCTCGGAGTCATTGCTTTGTTGCTGCTGCCTTGGGTAGTGGGGGCGGGTGGTGGTAACTATTGGGTGCGAGTGCTCGATTTTGCTTTGCTCTATATCGTGCTCGCTTTAGGCTTAAACGTAGTTGTTGGCTTTGCGGGTCTTTTGGATTTGGGTTACATCGCTTTTTATGCATTGGGCGCGTATAGCTTTGCTTTATTGGCTTCCCCTCATCTGCCAACTCAGTTTGAAACCATTGCAGCGACGTTTCCGGAGGGGATCCATTTTTCACCATGGATGGTAGCAGTGTTCTCAATTATTTTGGCCGCCTTATTTGGATTGATATTAGGTTTACCAACGCTTCAGTTGCGCGGTGATTATTTAGCAATCGTCACCTTAGGATTCGGTGAAATTATTCGTATTTTTATGAATAACCTAGATCGCCCGCTAAATCTCACCAATGGCCCCAAAGGCATTTCTGGAATAGATCCTATCCAGATATTTGGTATCCCCTTTACTAAGCCCTTAGATCTTGGTTTTGTACAAATCCCTGGTTTGTATTTGGTCTTTTATTTATTTCTTCTGCTAGCAATTGCGGTGGCAATCATTTGCATGCATTTACAAGACTCACGGATTGGGCGTGCTTGGATCGCGATTCGCGAAGATGAAATCGCTGCCAAAGCGATGGGCATCAATACTCGTAATATGAAATTGCTTGCCTTTGCTATTGGCGCTTCTTTTGCTGGTGTGGCAGGAGTGCTGTTTTCAGCTTTTCAGGGATTTGTTTCTCCGGAGTCATTCACTCTCTGGGAGTCCATCGTAGTCTTGGCTATGGTGGTTTTAGGGGGTATCGGGCATATTCCAGGAGTGATTTTGGGTGCCATATTATTGGCGGTATTTCCGGAAGTCTTGCGCGGCATTGCGCAACCAGTTCAGCAGTTTCTTTTTGGTCATGTGATTGTGGATGTGGAAATCATTCGCCAATTAATTTATGGCTTGGCTCTGATTTTGATCATGCTTTATCGTCCAGGCGGTATTTGGCAAAAGAGTGGGGCAAGGTAA